In one Pseudothermotoga sp. genomic region, the following are encoded:
- a CDS encoding HD domain-containing protein — MKIEASQIILKSVEALTGVEVSLETIKGPDGRILIDAGNNITPDKIEILKLNGIDRIWVKVNEFLPPVVDPQKIETAKEEIKRVFISAVEKFKIDSEQVWRASQTILSDVLKSYGDKLSLVFLVQQTDEEYTYTHEVHVSMISTLIGLEMGLKLESLSHLAFSSMIHDVGKVLVPREILLAPRRLTPEEFEIMKKHVMFGERICRKSGLNDENVLSSVRDHHEKIDGSGYLAGLRDQQISLFARIVSVVDIYDALVSSRSYKPSWTPYKAISELVKLASLGKLDPKVVQTMISILGLYPIGTTVMLSNGHKSIVVGVNRNNPLRPIVQTEYGEIIDLTEVRDLKVASVIE, encoded by the coding sequence TTGAAGATTGAAGCCTCACAGATCATTTTGAAGAGTGTGGAAGCGCTCACGGGAGTAGAAGTTTCCCTGGAAACTATCAAGGGCCCAGATGGACGGATCTTGATCGACGCTGGAAACAATATCACACCGGACAAGATCGAGATTCTCAAACTCAACGGCATCGATCGAATCTGGGTCAAGGTGAACGAGTTTTTACCTCCGGTAGTTGATCCGCAGAAGATCGAAACGGCCAAAGAGGAGATTAAACGGGTATTCATTTCCGCCGTTGAAAAATTCAAAATAGATAGTGAACAAGTTTGGAGGGCTTCACAGACTATCTTGAGTGACGTTTTAAAAAGCTATGGTGACAAGTTGTCACTCGTCTTTCTCGTTCAGCAAACTGACGAGGAGTACACGTACACCCACGAAGTACACGTGAGTATGATTTCAACCCTGATCGGATTGGAAATGGGTTTAAAACTGGAGTCACTCTCTCATCTTGCTTTCTCTTCCATGATCCACGATGTGGGCAAAGTTTTGGTCCCACGAGAAATACTCTTAGCGCCAAGGCGGTTGACACCCGAAGAGTTCGAAATCATGAAAAAACATGTGATGTTCGGTGAGAGAATTTGCAGAAAATCTGGTTTGAACGATGAAAATGTTTTGAGCAGCGTTAGAGATCATCATGAGAAGATCGATGGATCTGGTTATTTAGCTGGATTGAGAGATCAGCAGATAAGTTTGTTTGCACGTATCGTGAGCGTCGTTGATATCTACGATGCACTCGTTTCGAGTAGATCTTACAAGCCATCTTGGACGCCGTACAAAGCCATATCAGAACTTGTGAAATTGGCTTCCCTGGGAAAACTGGATCCCAAGGTGGTACAGACCATGATCTCCATACTGGGACTTTATCCTATAGGTACTACAGTTATGCTCAGCAATGGACACAAGTCCATCGTGGTTGGTGTGAATAGAAACAATCCTTTAAGACCGATTGTTCAAACGGAGTACGGTGAGATCATCGATCTGACCGAGGTGAGAGATCTCAAGGTGGCTTCAGTGATCGAATGA